ACAATCTATATTTGCTAGACACTGTTTCACGTTATAATGAAAACCTGCATTTTAGTTCCAGAGGTATAAAGcgtaaattagaaaaagaaaattcagcCTCATTATGGCACAAACACTTAGGTCACATCTCTAAAGCTCGACTTGAGCGATTAGTGTCTGATGAGATTTTAAGATCTCTTGATTTTACAGACCTTAATGTTTGTATTGAGTGTATCAAGGGAAAACAAACCAAAAGTAAGAAATTAGGAGCCTACAAAACATCAGCCGTCTTAGAATTAATTCATACAGATATCTGTGGACCATTCCCTATAGCTACTTGGAATggtcaataatatttcattaccTTCATAGACGACTATTCGAGATATGGCTATATATTCTTGATTCATGAAAAATCACAGTCTTTGGATGTGTTCAAAACGTTTAAAGCCGAAGTTGAGTTACAACTCAACAAAAGGATTAAAAATGTCAGGTCTGACCGTGGTGGTGAATACTACGGTAGATATGATGGTGAACAACGTTCAGGACCGTTTGCTAAATACTTAGCGGAATGTGGAATTGTCCCTCAATATACTATGCCAGGATCGCCTAACATGAATGGTGTATCTGAGAGACGAAACCGCACTCTTAAGGATATGGTAAGAAGTATGATCAGTCATTCTACTTTACCAGAATCACTCTGGGGTGAAGCACTAAAAACAGCAGCTTATATCCTAAATCGAGTGCCAACTAAAATGGCTGCTAAAACACCTTATGAGCTTTGGACGGGTCGCAAGCCTAGTCTAAACCATTTACATATTTGGGGCTGTCCAGCTGAGGCGAGGCCTTATAGACCTCATGACAGGACATTCGATTCTAAAACTGTAAGCAGCTACTTTGTTGGCTATGCAGAGCGATCAAGGggttttaagttttatgatCCCAATACAAGGTCAATTTTTGAGACGGGAACTGCTACATTCTTTGAGGATGTTGAGTTTGGGGGGAGAAATCCAGTAAGAAACATTGtctttgaagatgaagagggATCCACTGTTGCTTTTGACAATGTACAAGTTTTAATACCTGTCATTGATCATGAAGTAAATTCAGATCCTCAACCATCTGACAATATTGTTCAACCTCAACATCAACATGAAATGATTGTTCCTGAGGAACAAACTCAACAACCTCAAGAGCCTGTGCAATTAAGACGATCCACAAGAGAAAGGAGAAATGCTATTACGGATGATTATATAGTATTTCTTCAGGAACATGAGGATGAAACTGGAGTGATGGAAGATGACCCAATTAACTTTCATCAAGCCATGCAAAGCTCTAATTCTCATAAATGGATCGAAGCCATGAATGAAGAGTACAAGTCAATGCAAGACAATAAAGTTTGGGAACTCATCTCGTTACCTTCTGGTGCAAAGCCCATTGGTTGTAAATGGATATTTAAAACCAAAAGGGATTCAAAAGGTAATGTGGAAAGGTATAAAGCATGTCTGGTAGCTAAAGGCTTTACTCAAAAGGAAGGAATTGACTATAAAGAGACTTTCTCTCCAGTTTCTACGAAAGACTCTTTTAGGACAATTATGTCACTTGTTGCACATTTTGATCTTGAGTTACATCAGATGGATATTAAGACTGCTTTCCTTAATGGTGACATTGAGGAAACAATTTATATGGTACAATCAGAAAACTTTGTGTTGGGAGACccaaagaaaatggtttgTAAGCTAACCAAATCCATCTATGGGCTCAAACAAGCTTTTCGTCAATGGTACTTTAAGtttcatcaaataattatctCATATGGTTTCGAGGCAAATGTTATTGATGAATGTGTGTATCACAAGTTCAGTGGGAGTAAACATATATTCTTGGttttatatgttgatgacatattGCTTGCCACAAATGATATAGACATATTGCACGACACCAAGAGTTTTCTATCAAAtcattttgaaatgaaagatcttggtgatGCCTCCTTTGTTTTAGGAATCGAGATACATCGGGATCGTTCTCGGGGTATTCTGGGATTGTCACAAAGGAACTGTATCGATAAAGTTTTAAAGAAGTTTGGCATGCAAAAATAGTAAACCAGGTGACACCCCTGTCGCCAAAGGAGATAAATTCAGCCTTAGTCAATGCCCTAAGACCAATCTTGAAATCCAGGAAATGGAGAAGATTCCTTATTCTTCAGCTATAGGGAGTCTTATGTATGCTCAAGTATGTACACGTCCAGATATTGCGTTCATAGTTGGCATGTTGGGCAGATATTTGAGCAATCCCGGGATGGATCATTGGATAGCAGCCAAACGGGTTATGAGGTACTTACAGAGAACAAAAGAGTACATGCTCACATATAGGAGGTCGAATCAGTTAGAGATCATTGGGTATTCCGACTCTGATTTTGCTAGATGCCAAGATAGCCGAAGATCCACATCAGGCTATATTTACATGTTAGCTGGTGGAGCAATTTCTTGGAGATCTGCCAAGCAGACACTTGTAGCTTCATCGACTATGGCAGCAGAGTTTGTAGCATGTTATGAGGCGTCTAATCAAGGCATATGGTTGCGTAATTTTGTCACTGGGCTGCGCATTTTAGAGGGTCTAGAACAACCGCTCAAGATATTTTGTGACAATAAGTCATCAGTTTTATATTCCAACAACAACAGGAGCTCTACAAAGTCTAAACACATTGACATCAAGTTCCTTGTTGTGAAGGAAAGAGTACAGAGTGGACAAATATCTATAGAGCACATTGGGACAAACTCCATGATAGCGGATCCGCTCACTAAAGGATTACCACCTAAAGTCTTTCATGAGCACACTGCTCGTATGGGTGTGATTTTACTTGAAGATATTCAGATTTAGTGGGAGTTTGTATCATTACTAAGTGCGACTTTTAGATttttgattatattatttagattattttctGCAGAAATACAGTATGTCGGTTCCTTA
This window of the Citrus sinensis cultivar Valencia sweet orange chromosome 8, DVS_A1.0, whole genome shotgun sequence genome carries:
- the LOC127899293 gene encoding secreted RxLR effector protein 161-like produces the protein MEKIPYSSAIGSLMYAQVCTRPDIAFIVGMLGRYLSNPGMDHWIAAKRVMRYLQRTKEYMLTYRRSNQLEIIGYSDSDFARCQDSRRSTSGYIYMLAGGAISWRSAKQTLVASSTMAAEFVACYEASNQGIWLRNFVTGLRILEGLEQPLKIFCDNKSSVLYSNNNRSSTKSKHIDIKFLVVKERVQSGQISIEHIGTNSMIADPLTKGLPPKVFHEHTARMGVILLEDIQI